A genomic region of Roseofilum capinflatum BLCC-M114 contains the following coding sequences:
- a CDS encoding DUF1822 family protein, whose product MAIPSSFFDSIDCICPKVPLGFSDHQQAEQFLQAQKSPQKRKQVYLNTLSVLAVKFHLKSLAFAVQTQGCESFDPVLQACLDVADLELPNRGKLECRPVLPGEDFMRVPPEVFEDRVAYVAVRFNRELTEAEILGFVERVEAERIPLSDLRSPTELLDILHPVPSAAIHLSDWLANRIAEGWNTLDEILGVEQQQLVLNFRSKNNNQAIKRGKLFQHQNNQFTLLMGVQPLNQQMQISVELYPTGEQTYLPYDLKVNILNDTGRSIMEAIATQTKNIQMEFKGETGEPFSVQISLGEMCMIESFVI is encoded by the coding sequence ATGGCTATCCCTTCTTCATTTTTCGATTCTATCGATTGTATCTGTCCTAAAGTTCCTCTAGGCTTTAGCGACCATCAACAAGCTGAACAGTTTTTGCAGGCCCAAAAGAGTCCTCAAAAGCGCAAGCAAGTTTATTTAAACACCCTGTCGGTGTTAGCGGTTAAATTTCATTTGAAATCCTTGGCTTTTGCAGTGCAGACGCAAGGGTGCGAGAGCTTTGATCCGGTGCTTCAGGCTTGCTTGGATGTGGCGGATTTAGAGTTACCGAATCGAGGTAAGCTTGAATGTCGTCCGGTTCTACCGGGTGAGGATTTTATGAGGGTTCCTCCTGAAGTGTTTGAGGATCGTGTTGCTTATGTTGCGGTGAGGTTTAATCGGGAATTGACGGAGGCGGAAATTCTCGGATTTGTGGAGCGAGTGGAAGCAGAGCGGATTCCTTTGAGTGACTTACGATCGCCGACAGAACTGCTTGACATTTTGCACCCTGTACCCTCTGCTGCGATTCATCTCAGTGATTGGCTCGCCAATCGGATTGCCGAAGGTTGGAACACTCTAGATGAGATCTTGGGAGTCGAGCAGCAGCAACTGGTGCTGAATTTTCGCTCAAAAAATAATAACCAGGCGATTAAACGCGGTAAGCTGTTTCAACACCAAAACAATCAGTTTACCCTGCTGATGGGTGTTCAACCCCTGAATCAACAGATGCAGATTTCCGTGGAGCTGTATCCGACGGGAGAACAAACCTATCTTCCCTATGACCTGAAGGTGAATATCTTGAATGATACCGGTCGTTCCATTATGGAAGCGATCGCCACTCAGACCAAGAACATTCAAATGGAATTTAAGGGAGAAACCGGAGAACCCTTTAGCGTGCAAATTTCCTTGGGTGAGATGTGCATGATTGAATCTTTTGTGATTTAA